The uncultured Tateyamaria sp. region TGGCCTGCATGGCAGAGTTCGACAGCGCAATGGCGTCGGCCCCCAATGCCAGCGCCTTGATGAAGTCCGCCGGTTTGCGCAGCCCACCGGTGATGACCAGCGACACGTCGTGCCGGTCGAGCCGGTCGAGATGCGCGCGGGCGCGGGCCAGTGCGGGGATCGTGGGCACGCTGATATTGTCGCGGAAGATGATCGGGGCCGCGCCCGTGCCGCCACCGCGCCCGTCCAGGATGATGTAATCGACGCCGACCTTGAGGGCCGCGTCGATGTCCTTTTCGATATGCTGCGCCGACAGCTTGTAGCCGATGGGGATACCGCCGGTCCTGTCGCGCACCTCGTCCGCGAAGTCCTTGATCTGCGCGGGGTCCGTCCAGTCGGGAAAGCGCGCCGGGGAAATGGCGTCTTGCCCTTCCTCCAGCCCGCGCACTTCGGCGATTTTGCCGTGCACCTTGTTGCCGGGCAGGTGGCCGCCGGTGCCCGTCTTGGCCCCTTGCCCCCCCTTGAAGTGGAAGGCCTGGCACTTTTGCACCTTGTCCCACGAGAACCCGAACCGGGCCGACGCGAGTTCGTAGAAGTAGCGCGAATTGGCCTCTTGTTCCTCGGGCAGCATCCCGCCTTCGCCAGAGCAGATACCGGTTCCGGCCAATTCCGCGCCGCGCGCCAACGCCAGCTTGGCAGGTTCCGACAGCGCGCCATAGGACATGTCAGAGACAAAGAGCGGGATATCGAGGCGCAAGGGTTTTTGCGCGTTTGGTCCGATCACCACATCGGTGCCAACCGGGTCATCGTCCAGCAGCGGGGGCTTGTGCAGCTGCGCGGTCAGCAGTTGGATGTCGTCCCAATCGGGCAATTGAACCCGAGGCACGCCCATGGCGTCCACCTTGCCATGATGGCCGGTTTTGGACAGGCCATCGCGGGCGTATTGCTGGATCAGACCGGTATAGGGTTCTTCCTCGGTCCCGTGGGACGTGTCGGCATAAAGGCCCAAATACGCATCGCG contains the following coding sequences:
- a CDS encoding glutamate synthase-related protein gives rise to the protein MQKEIVAQLSALPDRSPAYAIVGEVDLVVVRFDDDISVFYGRCLHRGALMSDGFVRGNNLICGVHDWDYRLHSGVSEYANDEALPKFKCWVEGDDICVDAHEINAWGHANPQPFNRDAYLGLYADTSHGTEEEPYTGLIQQYARDGLSKTGHHGKVDAMGVPRVQLPDWDDIQLLTAQLHKPPLLDDDPVGTDVVIGPNAQKPLRLDIPLFVSDMSYGALSEPAKLALARGAELAGTGICSGEGGMLPEEQEANSRYFYELASARFGFSWDKVQKCQAFHFKGGQGAKTGTGGHLPGNKVHGKIAEVRGLEEGQDAISPARFPDWTDPAQIKDFADEVRDRTGGIPIGYKLSAQHIEKDIDAALKVGVDYIILDGRGGGTGAAPIIFRDNISVPTIPALARARAHLDRLDRHDVSLVITGGLRKPADFIKALALGADAIALSNSAMQAIGCIAMRACHTNNCPVGIASQKPHLVNRLVVEKSARQLANFFEASTELMQVMARACGHDHLSKFNADDLTTWKKDMSDISGVPFGGVA